The Campylobacter sp. genome contains the following window.
AGTCCGCTACGATCGACCTTGGTGTAGTCTTTGCTGCTTTGAGCGCCGCCACCTATAGGGCTGTAGCCGCCGAAGCTATCGACGATTAGCTTGCGCCCCGTTAGGCCGCTGTCGTGAAGCGAGCTGTGATTTACGTAGCGGCCGGTCGGGTTGATGTAGATGATAGTCTTGCTTTTGTCGTAAAGCTCCTTTGGAAGCCCCGCCGAATCGATTAAATTTCCGATCAGATCTCGGACGCGCTCGATGCTCATGCTCTCGACGCATGGCGCGGAAACCACGATCGTATGGATGCTTTGCGGCTTGCACTCCTCAAAATTGCTCTTCGTGCCGTAATCGACGCTAACCTGCGTCTTAATATCGACGCCAAGCTCGTTAGGATGGGACTTTGCATAGGCATAAACGTGATCGCAAAGAAGCCTCGCGTAGGTGATCGCCGCCGGCATAAAATTTTTCGTCTCGCAGCTTGCGAAACCGAACATTATGCCCTGATCCCCCGCTCCGATCTCGCCGCCCTCTTGATCGACGCCTTGGTTGATGTCGGGGCTTTGCTGGTTTAAAAATACGTCCACTTGCAGATCCTGCGGATGCAGGCACTGCGCGCGCGTGAAATGAGGGTTGTCGTTATAGCCGATCTCGCTAAGCGCGCCCTTTACGATGTGGCGGTAATCGTCGTGGGTAAAATCGATCTTGGCGTTTACTTCGCCGCCGATTACTACGTGTTTGCCCGCGATGAAAACCTCCGCCGCGACGCGTCCGTTTGGATCTTGTTTTAAAATTTCATCCACGATGCTGTCTGCGATGATATCGGCGCACTTGTCCGGATGTCCGGGGCTTACTACCTCGCTTGTAAATAGATACATATCTGCTCCTAATTAAAATTTCGGGGCATTTTATCTAACGAGGTTTTAAGATTAACTAAAAATTACGAAATTCCGCTCAAATTTAAATGCGCTTAAATAAAATTTCGATATATTTCAAACGACGTTTTGATTGAAAGGTAAAAAATGAGTTCGATTCAAAAATTAGTAGCCAGCTACAAAGATAAAAATCTAGTTCTGCGCATAGTTACCGGCTTGATAATAGGCGCTATTTTGGGCTTTGCCGCGCGTTCGGCTGCGGGCGATATTGCGGCAGAGCACACTTCGTTTTTAATAAACGTAGTAGCTTTTGCGGAAATTCTAGGAAATTTATTCGTAGGCGCCCTTAAAGCGGTAGCTCCGATTTTAGTTTTTATCTTGATCTTAAGCTCGATCGTAAATAAACAATACGGCAGCGCAAGCGGCTTAAAACGCGTGGTCGTCCTATATATCGTAGGCACCTTTTTAGCCTCGTGCGTGGGGGTTGCAGCCAGCTTTTTATTTCCGACGCAGCTTGCTCTAAGCAATGTCGGCGCGGCGGAAAATGCGGTTCCTGCGAGCGTTTGGATCGTGCTAAAAGATCTGCTTTTTAAGGTCGTAGATAATCCGCTAAACGCTATCGCGCACGGAAATTACGTAGGAATTTTAACCTGGGCGATAGGTCTTGGTGTTGCGCTTAAATTTTGCACTAATGAAACAAAGAAAATTTTTACCGATCTTAGCGAAGCGGTAACCAAAATCGTGCAGTTCGTAATCCAGCTCGCGCCATTTGGAATTTTCGGTCTAGTAGCTTCTACCGTTTATCAAACCGGCGTCGATGCGCTGCTTGGATACGTGCGAATCGTAG
Protein-coding sequences here:
- the metK gene encoding methionine adenosyltransferase, whose protein sequence is MYLFTSEVVSPGHPDKCADIIADSIVDEILKQDPNGRVAAEVFIAGKHVVIGGEVNAKIDFTHDDYRHIVKGALSEIGYNDNPHFTRAQCLHPQDLQVDVFLNQQSPDINQGVDQEGGEIGAGDQGIMFGFASCETKNFMPAAITYARLLCDHVYAYAKSHPNELGVDIKTQVSVDYGTKSNFEECKPQSIHTIVVSAPCVESMSIERVRDLIGNLIDSAGLPKELYDKSKTIIYINPTGRYVNHSSLHDSGLTGRKLIVDSFGGYSPIGGGAQSSKDYTKVDRSGLYAARYIAKNIVAAGLAKKCIVQLSYAIGVAKPVSVSVDCMGTNLGAASDDELSAFVLEKFPLTPRWIIDKFGLDRPGKESFLYADVAARGQVGNDEYPWEQLDSVELFKALK
- the sstT gene encoding serine/threonine transporter SstT, which translates into the protein MSSIQKLVASYKDKNLVLRIVTGLIIGAILGFAARSAAGDIAAEHTSFLINVVAFAEILGNLFVGALKAVAPILVFILILSSIVNKQYGSASGLKRVVVLYIVGTFLASCVGVAASFLFPTQLALSNVGAAENAVPASVWIVLKDLLFKVVDNPLNAIAHGNYVGILTWAIGLGVALKFCTNETKKIFTDLSEAVTKIVQFVIQLAPFGIFGLVASTVYQTGVDALLGYVRIVVVLVGAMAFVALVVNPLIVFAVIKKNPYPLVFTCLRESGLTAFFTRSSAANIPVNLNLCKKLGISDELSSISIPLGATINMAGAAVVIAILALAAAHTLGVRPDFWTALLLCVVSAVGACGASGVPGGSLMLIPLACSLFNISNDIAMQVVAIGFIIGVIQDSVETAINSSTDVIFTAIASQSMQK